In the genome of Campylobacter concisus, one region contains:
- a CDS encoding aspartate-semialdehyde dehydrogenase, translating into MRKFNVAVVGATGAVGEELFRVMEEVDFPVGELLPLASAKSAGSEIEFNGKYYKVKELTEKVFCEHEIDIAFFSAGGSVSEKFAKFAADSGAVVIDNTSHFRMDKDIPLVVPECNPSDIAMWKNRGIIANPNCSTIQMVQILKPLNDAFSINRVDVSTYQAASGAGKEGMEELVVQMQKFFEFKLDECEPKVFAHRLALNVIPHIDVFLDNDYTKEEMKMVNETQKILHKDIEVSATCVRVPVLRSHSEAITIHFDKDVSADAAREVLSKAPSVVVVDNPANKEYPMPIISSDTNETYVGRIRVDNYRPNVLHLWCSADQIRVGAATNAVRIAQKWIAMQE; encoded by the coding sequence ATGAGAAAATTTAACGTAGCAGTCGTTGGTGCTACTGGAGCGGTCGGCGAAGAGCTTTTTAGAGTTATGGAAGAGGTTGATTTTCCAGTTGGAGAGCTTTTACCGCTTGCTAGTGCAAAAAGTGCTGGTAGCGAGATCGAATTTAATGGCAAATATTACAAGGTAAAAGAGCTAACCGAAAAGGTTTTTTGCGAGCACGAGATTGATATTGCTTTTTTTAGTGCGGGCGGTTCAGTCTCAGAGAAATTTGCCAAATTTGCAGCTGATAGTGGCGCAGTAGTCATCGATAACACCAGCCATTTTAGGATGGATAAAGATATCCCTCTTGTTGTGCCAGAGTGCAATCCAAGCGACATTGCTATGTGGAAAAATCGCGGCATCATCGCAAATCCAAACTGCTCGACTATCCAAATGGTGCAAATTTTAAAACCGCTAAACGACGCTTTTAGTATCAATAGAGTCGATGTCTCTACTTACCAAGCAGCAAGCGGTGCTGGCAAAGAGGGCATGGAAGAGCTTGTCGTTCAGATGCAAAAATTCTTTGAGTTTAAACTTGATGAGTGCGAGCCAAAGGTATTTGCACACCGCCTAGCACTAAACGTGATCCCACATATCGATGTTTTTTTGGACAATGACTATACAAAAGAAGAGATGAAAATGGTCAATGAGACGCAAAAAATTCTTCACAAAGATATAGAAGTTAGCGCTACCTGTGTGCGTGTGCCAGTGCTTAGAAGCCACTCTGAGGCGATCACTATCCACTTTGACAAAGATGTGAGTGCAGATGCGGCAAGAGAGGTTTTAAGCAAAGCTCCAAGCGTCGTTGTGGTCGATAATCCAGCAAATAAAGAGTATCCGATGCCTATCATTTCAAGCGATACAAATGAGACTTATGTCGGCAGGATCAGAGTTGATAATTACAGACCTAATGTGCTTCACCTTTGGTGCAGTGCCGATCAGATCCGCGTAGGGGCTGCTACAAATGCTGTCAGGATCGCGCAAAAGTGGATTGCGATGCAAGAGTAA
- the rimO gene encoding 30S ribosomal protein S12 methylthiotransferase RimO: protein MPKLHLISLGCNKNLVDSEIMLGRLQNYDITDDISDADVIIVNTCGFIKSAKEESIQTILEMHEARKNGSLLVVTGCLMQRYKDELMKELPEVDLFTGVADYDKIDEIILKKQNLFSPQTYLQANEERVITGSNYHAYIKISEGCNQKCSFCAIPTFKGKLKSRSLENIVNEVKNLVKKGYYDFSFLSQDSSSYMRDQGVSDGLINLIDEIEKIKGVRSARILYLYPSTTSKELIERIIASPVFHNYFDMPIQHISEDMLKIMKRGSGAKKIKELLNLMRNAKNSFLRTGVIVGHPGESEEDFEELCKFLEEFNFDRISAFAYSKEEDTVSFEMEQIPAKIISKRLNKIEKITKKSINESLQKEIGKQIYASLEGESSEGEMFYAAKKDIWDKDIDGEILINESDVKELEIGSLYLCEVTDVVDQKLIAKIIKKAK, encoded by the coding sequence ATGCCAAAACTTCACTTAATTTCACTTGGCTGTAACAAAAATTTAGTTGATTCTGAGATCATGCTTGGTAGACTGCAAAACTACGACATTACGGATGATATCAGTGACGCTGACGTCATCATCGTAAATACCTGCGGCTTTATAAAATCTGCCAAAGAAGAGAGTATCCAAACCATACTTGAAATGCACGAAGCTCGTAAAAATGGCTCTTTGCTAGTAGTGACTGGCTGTCTTATGCAGCGATATAAAGATGAGCTTATGAAAGAGCTACCAGAGGTCGATCTCTTTACCGGCGTGGCTGACTATGACAAGATCGATGAGATCATCTTGAAAAAGCAAAATTTATTTAGCCCGCAAACTTATCTGCAAGCAAATGAAGAGCGTGTGATAACTGGCTCAAACTACCACGCCTACATCAAAATTTCAGAGGGCTGTAACCAAAAATGCAGTTTTTGTGCGATACCGACATTTAAAGGCAAGCTAAAATCACGCTCGCTTGAAAACATCGTAAATGAGGTTAAAAATCTAGTCAAAAAAGGCTACTACGACTTTAGCTTTTTATCTCAGGACTCAAGCTCATATATGCGCGATCAAGGCGTTAGCGACGGGCTTATAAATTTAATAGACGAGATAGAAAAGATAAAGGGCGTAAGAAGTGCTAGGATACTCTACCTCTACCCAAGTACGACCAGCAAGGAGCTAATTGAGCGTATCATCGCCTCGCCTGTCTTTCACAACTACTTTGACATGCCGATCCAACACATCAGCGAAGATATGCTAAAGATAATGAAGCGTGGAAGTGGCGCTAAAAAGATAAAAGAGCTTTTAAATTTGATGAGAAATGCCAAAAATTCATTCTTACGAACTGGCGTCATCGTAGGACATCCAGGCGAGAGCGAGGAGGATTTTGAGGAGCTTTGCAAATTTTTAGAAGAGTTTAATTTCGATAGAATTTCAGCCTTTGCCTACTCAAAAGAAGAAGACACAGTATCTTTTGAAATGGAGCAAATCCCAGCCAAGATCATCTCAAAAAGACTAAACAAGATAGAAAAAATCACTAAAAAATCGATAAATGAGAGCTTGCAAAAAGAGATTGGAAAGCAAATTTATGCTTCCCTTGAGGGTGAAAGCAGCGAGGGTGAGATGTTTTACGCAGCCAAAAAAGACATCTGGGATAAAGATATAGACGGTGAAATTTTAATAAACGAGAGCGATGTAAAAGAGCTTGAGATCGGCTCACTCTACCTTTGTGAGGTCACTGACGTGGTCGATCAAAAGCTGATCGCTAAAATCATCAAAAAAGCAAAATGA
- a CDS encoding DUF488 domain-containing protein, whose product MFKAYRIYDFIKDDSLDMKAAFVDRLYPRGIRKEIFSNFLWLKDITPSTALREWFHEDREARFGEFCEKFELELDNEKAQSCFKMLKKLEKEHGDIALLTASKDINLCHIVVLLKILNK is encoded by the coding sequence ATGTTTAAAGCTTATAGAATTTATGATTTTATCAAAGATGATAGTTTGGATATGAAGGCGGCTTTTGTTGATAGACTCTATCCAAGAGGCATAAGAAAAGAGATATTTTCAAATTTCCTTTGGCTAAAAGATATCACACCAAGCACTGCTTTAAGAGAGTGGTTTCATGAAGATAGAGAAGCTAGATTTGGTGAGTTTTGTGAGAAATTTGAGCTCGAGCTTGATAATGAAAAAGCGCAATCTTGCTTTAAAATGCTAAAAAAACTAGAAAAAGAGCATGGCGATATAGCACTTCTAACAGCTAGCAAAGATATAAATCTTTGCCATATCGTTGTGTTATTAAAAATTTTAAATAAGTAG
- the hemE gene encoding uroporphyrinogen decarboxylase, with protein sequence MIFIDACLKKPTPYTPVWMMRQAGRYLPEYMRVRAQAGDFLSLCKDYKKASEVTLQPVEILGVDAAILFSDILVVPLEMGMDLRFEKGEGPVFTEPLRDKAALDALSIEKSTKNLAYVYDTIKLTRANLAKDKALIGFCGAPWTIATYMIEGGGSKTYAVCKKMLYQNPEFLHQILEKVTQALILYVKEQIRAGVNAVQIFDSWAAALEEQAYFEFGFNYINKIVDSVKSEFPEIPVIVFPKGISGYLDKISGNFDVFGVDWSTPIKLAKAKLSPRYVLQGNMEPTRLYSKKAIDEGVDKILSTMKGVPHIFNLGHGILPDVPVENAKYFIKQVQTKSAR encoded by the coding sequence ATGATTTTTATAGACGCTTGTCTTAAAAAACCTACCCCTTATACGCCTGTTTGGATGATGCGCCAAGCCGGTAGATATTTGCCAGAGTATATGCGAGTACGCGCGCAAGCAGGGGATTTTTTATCTCTTTGCAAAGACTACAAAAAGGCTAGCGAAGTTACGCTTCAACCAGTTGAAATTCTTGGCGTTGATGCGGCGATTTTATTTAGCGACATTCTCGTTGTGCCTCTTGAAATGGGCATGGATCTACGTTTTGAAAAGGGTGAGGGCCCAGTTTTTACAGAGCCTTTGCGTGATAAAGCCGCACTTGACGCACTTAGTATCGAAAAATCGACTAAAAATCTAGCATACGTCTATGATACGATCAAACTTACAAGAGCAAATTTAGCCAAAGATAAGGCGCTCATTGGCTTTTGTGGCGCACCTTGGACGATAGCTACATATATGATCGAGGGTGGTGGCAGTAAAACTTATGCAGTTTGCAAAAAAATGCTCTATCAAAATCCAGAATTTTTACATCAAATCTTAGAAAAAGTGACGCAAGCACTCATCCTTTACGTCAAAGAGCAGATAAGAGCAGGCGTAAATGCAGTGCAAATTTTTGACAGCTGGGCGGCTGCGCTTGAAGAGCAGGCATATTTTGAGTTTGGGTTTAACTACATAAACAAAATAGTTGATAGCGTCAAGTCTGAGTTTCCAGAGATCCCAGTCATCGTTTTCCCAAAAGGTATAAGCGGCTATCTAGATAAAATTTCAGGAAACTTTGATGTTTTTGGTGTCGACTGGAGTACACCGATTAAGCTAGCCAAAGCAAAACTTAGTCCAAGATACGTCCTTCAGGGTAATATGGAGCCAACTAGACTTTATAGCAAAAAGGCGATAGATGAAGGCGTAGATAAAATTTTAAGTACGATGAAAGGGGTGCCGCATATTTTTAACCTCGGTCATGGAATTTTGCCTGATGTGCCAGTTGAGAATGCAAAATATTTTATAAAACAGGTACAGACAAAAAGTGCAAGGTAA
- a CDS encoding tetratricopeptide repeat protein, translated as MKKFIIFVFSVLLFWGCSLDQISQNFGLSEPPLDPEVEQIADAIYLYNEGNYPKACKRFYDYAKDGNVLAMQQTGVCFRDGKGFSKDILRALFWFETAGRYGNIDGLRSAGYIYEYGLGVNKNLEKAIYFYEKATSLGSSEASYDLGLIYLGKNDYKKARIYLDEACFKGKEEACIKLKEMKF; from the coding sequence ATGAAAAAATTTATCATTTTTGTGTTTAGTGTTTTGCTATTTTGGGGATGTTCGTTAGATCAAATTTCACAAAATTTTGGCCTTAGCGAGCCACCACTTGATCCAGAGGTCGAACAAATAGCAGATGCTATATATCTATACAATGAAGGTAACTATCCAAAAGCTTGTAAGAGATTTTATGATTACGCAAAAGATGGAAATGTGCTTGCCATGCAGCAAACTGGCGTTTGTTTTCGTGATGGCAAAGGCTTTAGCAAAGATATCTTAAGAGCACTTTTTTGGTTTGAGACAGCTGGCAGATATGGCAATATAGACGGACTAAGAAGTGCTGGATATATATACGAATACGGCCTTGGGGTCAATAAAAATTTAGAAAAAGCGATATATTTTTATGAAAAAGCTACAAGCCTTGGCTCAAGCGAGGCTAGCTACGATCTGGGGCTTATCTATCTAGGTAAAAATGACTATAAGAAAGCAAGAATTTATCTTGATGAGGCTTGCTTTAAAGGTAAAGAAGAAGCGTGCATAAAGCTAAAAGAGATGAAATTTTAG
- a CDS encoding ribose-phosphate pyrophosphokinase, protein MRGYKIFSGTANIELSKKISQYLSLPLSEASIKRFSDGEISVQIGESVRGKDVFVIQPTCAPTNTNLMELLILTDALRRSSASSITAIVPYFGYARQDRKAAPRVPITAKLVANMMQTAGIDRVVTMDLHAGQIQGFFDIPVDNLYGSIIFNDYVRAKNLPNPIVASPDVGGVARARALAKNLNLDMVIVDKRREKANESEVMNIIGDVNGKDVILVDDMIDTAGTIVKAAEIFKERGATSVMAFCTHPVLSGPAYDRLRLGFLDELVVTDTIPLAEELPCIKVLSAASLFGEVIRRVYHNESVNSLF, encoded by the coding sequence ATGAGAGGCTATAAAATTTTCTCAGGAACGGCTAATATTGAGCTTTCAAAGAAAATTTCGCAATATCTTTCACTTCCTCTTAGCGAGGCAAGTATAAAAAGATTTAGCGATGGAGAGATCAGCGTGCAAATCGGCGAGAGCGTGCGCGGAAAAGATGTTTTTGTCATTCAGCCAACATGTGCACCGACAAATACAAATTTAATGGAGCTGCTTATCTTGACTGATGCTTTAAGACGTAGCAGTGCAAGCTCAATAACAGCGATTGTGCCGTATTTTGGCTACGCTAGACAAGATAGAAAAGCAGCTCCTAGAGTGCCGATCACTGCAAAACTAGTGGCAAACATGATGCAAACAGCAGGTATCGATAGAGTCGTCACTATGGACCTTCACGCAGGACAAATTCAAGGATTTTTTGATATTCCGGTTGATAACCTTTATGGAAGTATCATTTTTAATGACTACGTAAGAGCTAAAAATTTACCAAATCCAATCGTTGCAAGTCCTGATGTAGGCGGCGTTGCTCGTGCTAGAGCCTTGGCTAAAAATCTAAATCTTGACATGGTTATCGTAGATAAACGCCGCGAAAAAGCAAACGAGAGCGAAGTGATGAATATAATCGGTGACGTAAATGGTAAAGATGTGATTTTAGTCGATGATATGATCGATACCGCTGGTACGATCGTAAAGGCAGCTGAAATTTTTAAAGAGCGTGGTGCAACTAGCGTTATGGCATTTTGTACGCATCCAGTCCTTAGTGGACCAGCTTACGATAGGCTAAGACTAGGCTTTTTAGATGAGCTAGTGGTAACAGATACAATCCCTCTAGCTGAGGAGCTTCCTTGTATAAAAGTGCTAAGTGCAGCTTCTTTATTTGGCGAAGTGATACGCCGTGTATATCACAATGAAAGCGTAAATAGCTTATTTTAA
- the prfB gene encoding peptide chain release factor 2 yields MDSYEYNELLKKLQTKVENIGSIVKPEEIKARLKEIEATEQDPDFWQDIARAGALNKEKTKISNMLAKFNDANQAVSDAKELFELANSENDEETIKSLFDDAKNLDEKIVNLEISMLLSGEDDGKNAIVSIHPGAGGTESNDWASMLYRMYLRFCEREGFKVETLDFQEGDEAGLKDVSFIVKGENAYGYFKAENGIHRLVRTSPFDSAGRRHTSFSSVMVSPEIDDDIEIEIEEKDLKIDTYRASGAGGQHVNKTESAIRITHIPTGIVVQCQNDRSQHKNRATAMKMLKSRLYELELMKQQEASNSIEKSEIGWGHQIRSYVLFPYQQVKDNRSGEAYSQTDAILDGDIKKMIEGVLIAQKADA; encoded by the coding sequence TTGGATAGTTACGAATACAACGAGCTTTTAAAGAAGCTACAAACAAAAGTTGAAAACATAGGCTCTATTGTAAAGCCTGAAGAGATAAAGGCTAGACTAAAAGAGATCGAGGCCACCGAGCAAGATCCTGATTTTTGGCAAGATATCGCAAGAGCTGGGGCACTAAATAAAGAAAAAACTAAAATTTCAAATATGCTTGCAAAATTTAACGACGCTAATCAGGCAGTAAGTGATGCAAAGGAGCTCTTTGAGCTAGCAAATTCTGAAAATGACGAGGAGACTATAAAATCTCTTTTTGATGACGCTAAAAATTTAGATGAAAAGATAGTAAATTTAGAAATTTCTATGCTTTTAAGCGGCGAAGATGACGGCAAAAATGCGATCGTATCGATCCATCCTGGAGCGGGCGGCACTGAGAGTAACGACTGGGCGAGCATGCTTTATAGGATGTATCTTAGATTTTGCGAGCGTGAGGGCTTTAAGGTCGAGACTCTTGACTTTCAAGAAGGCGATGAGGCAGGGCTAAAGGATGTGAGCTTTATCGTAAAAGGTGAAAATGCCTATGGGTACTTTAAAGCAGAAAATGGCATCCACAGGCTCGTTCGCACAAGTCCATTTGATAGTGCAGGGCGCCGTCATACAAGCTTTTCAAGTGTCATGGTAAGTCCTGAAATAGATGATGATATAGAGATCGAGATCGAGGAAAAAGATCTAAAGATAGATACTTATAGAGCAAGCGGTGCAGGCGGTCAGCACGTAAATAAAACAGAATCAGCCATCCGCATCACGCATATACCAACTGGCATCGTCGTGCAGTGCCAAAACGACCGCAGCCAGCACAAAAATAGAGCTACAGCGATGAAAATGCTAAAATCTCGTCTTTACGAGCTTGAGCTGATGAAACAACAAGAGGCAAGTAACAGCATCGAAAAAAGCGAAATCGGCTGGGGGCATCAGATAAGATCATATGTGCTTTTCCCATATCAGCAGGTAAAAGATAACCGCAGCGGCGAGGCATACTCACAAACTGATGCGATACTTGATGGCGACATCAAAAAGATGATAGAAGGTGTTTTGATCGCTCAAAAGGCGGACGCGTAG
- the panC gene encoding pantoate--beta-alanine ligase — protein sequence MQIIRTIKELENFVSSTSAKIGFVPTMGALHNGHVSLIKKCVNENEISIVSTFVNPTQFLPGEDLDKYPRNEQNDIKICEQNGVSAIFIPDANELYFDDEPLIIAPKKFSAILEGKTRPGHFDGVLRVLNKLFRLTRANSVYMGKKDTQQLIIVQNMIKTFFLNTSLVACDIVREPDGLALSSRNVYICDEDKCNALRLSRSLNKAQNLIQNGEEDTSEIKTKMLEVLEPLKVDYVAITDRNLNEISKIEKNNTIILVAAYVGKTRLIDNIWI from the coding sequence ATGCAAATCATAAGAACTATAAAAGAACTTGAAAATTTCGTCTCTAGCACAAGCGCAAAGATCGGTTTTGTGCCGACCATGGGCGCGCTTCATAACGGACACGTTAGCCTTATTAAAAAATGCGTGAACGAAAATGAGATAAGTATCGTCTCAACATTCGTTAATCCAACTCAATTTTTACCAGGCGAAGATCTGGACAAATACCCAAGAAACGAACAAAACGACATTAAAATTTGCGAGCAAAATGGCGTTAGTGCTATTTTTATCCCAGATGCTAATGAACTTTACTTTGATGATGAGCCTCTAATTATCGCTCCAAAGAAATTTTCAGCCATCTTAGAGGGCAAAACTAGACCAGGCCACTTTGATGGCGTGCTAAGAGTGCTAAACAAGCTATTTCGCCTAACTCGTGCAAATAGCGTTTACATGGGCAAAAAAGATACACAACAATTAATCATCGTGCAAAACATGATAAAGACATTTTTTCTTAATACTAGCCTAGTGGCTTGCGATATCGTTAGAGAGCCAGACGGACTTGCACTTTCAAGTAGAAATGTCTATATCTGCGACGAAGATAAATGTAATGCTCTAAGGCTTTCAAGATCGCTAAATAAAGCACAAAATTTGATCCAAAACGGCGAGGAAGACACAAGTGAGATCAAAACAAAGATGCTTGAAGTGTTAGAGCCATTAAAGGTTGATTATGTCGCCATTACGGATAGAAATTTAAATGAAATTTCCAAAATAGAAAAAAATAACACCATCATTTTAGTAGCAGCTTACGTTGGTAAAACTAGGCTAATAGACAACATCTGGATCTAA
- the tilS gene encoding tRNA lysidine(34) synthetase TilS: protein MISQNVREKLNSGANLLAFSHGIDSTALFYILEDAGIKFDLAIVDYNVREQSKNEIKSAKELADKFGKKIYTKSVFLDKSNFEKNAREARYEFFGEICQKFGYENLILAHQFDDKFEWFLMQLSKGAGLKELFSMSELEKRKHFWLVRPLLNLRKKELQSYLDERGLRYFVDKTNLKGEFKRSFMRLNFSEPFLDNYFSGVQKSFEFLEADRQILMPNITKISDEIFIIKKDSNAIRGVDMAAKELNVLLSKAQKDELNANLAKQTSVVLSGKIAVGYADTYLLVTPICKAIMPKIFKEKARILKIPAINRGYLFATNFDLSKLNSNKH from the coding sequence ATGATAAGCCAAAATGTGCGAGAAAAGCTAAACTCAGGTGCAAACCTGCTTGCATTCTCGCACGGTATAGACAGCACTGCACTTTTTTACATTTTAGAAGATGCTGGGATCAAATTTGATCTAGCGATAGTTGATTACAATGTTCGAGAGCAAAGCAAAAACGAGATAAAAAGTGCAAAAGAGCTCGCAGATAAATTTGGTAAAAAAATTTATACTAAAAGCGTTTTTTTAGATAAATCAAATTTTGAAAAAAATGCGCGCGAGGCAAGATATGAGTTTTTTGGAGAAATTTGCCAAAAATTTGGCTATGAAAATTTGATCCTAGCGCATCAGTTTGATGATAAATTTGAGTGGTTTTTGATGCAGCTTAGTAAGGGTGCTGGACTAAAAGAGCTCTTTAGCATGAGCGAGCTTGAAAAGAGAAAGCACTTTTGGCTAGTTAGGCCGCTTTTAAATTTACGCAAAAAAGAGCTTCAAAGCTACCTTGACGAGCGAGGTTTGCGCTACTTTGTCGATAAGACAAATTTAAAAGGTGAGTTTAAAAGAAGCTTCATGAGGCTAAATTTTAGTGAGCCATTTTTAGATAATTATTTTAGTGGCGTGCAAAAGAGCTTTGAGTTTTTGGAAGCCGATAGACAAATTTTAATGCCAAATATCACAAAAATAAGTGATGAAATTTTTATCATAAAAAAAGATAGTAATGCGATACGAGGCGTTGATATGGCGGCAAAAGAGCTAAATGTGCTTTTAAGTAAGGCTCAAAAAGATGAGCTAAATGCAAATTTAGCAAAGCAAACAAGCGTGGTGCTAAGTGGCAAGATTGCTGTCGGATACGCAGATACTTACCTTCTAGTAACTCCAATTTGCAAAGCCATAATGCCAAAAATTTTTAAAGAGAAGGCTAGAATTTTAAAAATTCCAGCTATAAATAGAGGCTATCTTTTTGCTACAAATTTTGATTTATCAAAATTAAATTCTAATAAGCATTAA
- a CDS encoding pyridoxamine kinase — MKRILTIQDISCVGKCSLTVALPIISAQGIETCILPTALLSTHTGFKNFTFRDLTDEFDEITQVWHKENIAFDGIYTGFLGSFSQLELIEKIFNEFNDSAPLILVDPCMGDNGKLYHGFDEKFVMKMRELCTKAHVITPNITEASFMCGMPFFGSDYTQDYILELLEGLASFGARKIVLKGIRYKQNECGIIAYDAKTKEKVEYFHEFLPFHTSGTGDIFASVLFGSLVNGETIETAIKKAANFVLSSIKVTLKDKNRTWYGVQFEKMLGTLAK, encoded by the coding sequence ATGAAAAGAATCCTTACAATACAAGATATCTCGTGCGTTGGCAAATGTTCCCTTACCGTTGCACTTCCGATAATTAGCGCTCAAGGCATTGAGACGTGCATATTGCCTACTGCGCTACTTTCGACCCACACTGGCTTTAAAAATTTCACATTTCGTGATCTGACTGATGAATTTGACGAGATAACACAAGTATGGCACAAAGAAAATATCGCATTTGATGGAATTTATACTGGATTTTTAGGCAGCTTTAGCCAGCTTGAGCTGATAGAGAAAATTTTTAATGAGTTTAATGACTCTGCTCCACTAATACTTGTAGATCCTTGTATGGGCGACAATGGCAAGCTCTATCACGGATTTGATGAAAAATTTGTTATGAAAATGCGCGAACTTTGCACAAAGGCTCACGTCATCACGCCAAATATAACAGAGGCAAGCTTTATGTGCGGGATGCCGTTTTTTGGCAGTGACTATACGCAAGATTATATTTTAGAGTTGCTTGAAGGCTTAGCTAGCTTTGGAGCTAGAAAGATCGTGCTAAAGGGCATTAGATACAAGCAAAATGAATGCGGCATCATAGCTTACGACGCAAAGACAAAAGAAAAAGTGGAGTATTTTCACGAGTTTTTGCCATTTCACACGAGTGGAACTGGAGATATATTTGCTTCAGTGCTTTTTGGCTCGCTAGTAAATGGCGAAACGATAGAAACTGCTATAAAAAAGGCGGCAAATTTTGTGCTTAGCAGCATTAAAGTCACGCTAAAAGATAAGAACCGCACATGGTATGGTGTGCAGTTTGAAAAGATGCTTGGCACTCTTGCAAAATAG
- a CDS encoding YqhA family protein: MRKIFEKILLASNSFTLFPVVFGLLGAIVLFIIASYDVGKVLLEVYKYFFAADFHVENFHSEVVGEIVGAIDLYLMALVLYIFSFGIYELFISEITQLKQSKQSKVLEVHSLDELKDKLGKVIVMVLIVNFFQRVLHASFTTPLEMAYLAASILALCLGLYFLHKGDH; the protein is encoded by the coding sequence TTGCGTAAGATATTTGAAAAAATTTTGCTTGCTAGTAACAGCTTTACACTTTTTCCAGTAGTTTTTGGACTTTTAGGTGCGATCGTGCTTTTTATCATCGCAAGTTACGACGTCGGCAAGGTACTTTTAGAGGTTTATAAATATTTCTTTGCTGCAGATTTTCACGTTGAAAATTTCCACTCAGAGGTCGTTGGCGAGATAGTTGGAGCGATCGATCTATACTTGATGGCGCTTGTTCTTTATATATTTAGCTTTGGAATTTACGAGCTTTTCATCTCAGAGATCACACAGTTAAAGCAGTCAAAGCAGAGCAAGGTGCTTGAGGTGCATTCACTTGATGAGCTAAAAGACAAGCTTGGCAAAGTGATCGTCATGGTCTTAATCGTAAATTTCTTCCAAAGGGTGCTTCACGCAAGCTTTACAACACCGCTTGAAATGGCATATCTTGCGGCTTCTATCCTAGCACTTTGCCTTGGACTTTACTTCCTTCACAAGGGAGATCACTAA
- a CDS encoding radical SAM protein has product MSLGIDLSHKQKSCNFDCVYCELSGAKTVETIENPPSVDEIISALKEALKTHQNIDVITLTANGEPTLYPYLKELIAKVNELKGSAKTLILSNGSGVCDPKICEALHGLDIVKFSLDSAVQSTFKKIDRNKSGIEVNELIKAMAKFRKEFAGELVLEILVVAGFNDKEEEFVALNEAINEIAPHRVDIGTIDRPPAYNVKGVDAKKLEELAKQISCVPVNIAKAHKIEQKYNFSEEEILEMLRRRPQTIANIEENFSEHSKQILNKLLQQDMVYLADVAGVKFYKLRA; this is encoded by the coding sequence ATGAGCCTAGGCATTGATCTAAGCCATAAACAAAAATCATGTAATTTTGACTGTGTTTATTGCGAGCTAAGTGGCGCAAAGACTGTTGAAACAATAGAAAATCCACCAAGCGTTGATGAGATTATAAGCGCTTTAAAAGAAGCATTAAAAACTCATCAAAACATCGACGTCATCACGCTTACAGCAAATGGCGAACCAACTCTTTACCCGTACTTAAAAGAGCTGATAGCAAAAGTAAATGAGCTAAAAGGTAGTGCAAAAACACTTATTTTGAGTAATGGCTCAGGCGTGTGTGACCCAAAAATTTGTGAAGCACTACATGGGCTTGATATAGTGAAATTTAGCCTTGATAGCGCAGTACAAAGTACATTTAAAAAGATAGATCGCAACAAAAGCGGCATAGAAGTAAATGAACTTATAAAAGCAATGGCTAAATTTCGTAAGGAATTTGCTGGCGAGCTTGTGCTTGAAATTTTGGTCGTGGCTGGATTTAACGACAAAGAAGAGGAATTTGTAGCGCTTAATGAGGCTATAAATGAGATAGCTCCGCACCGAGTGGATATTGGCACGATAGATCGCCCACCAGCTTACAATGTAAAGGGTGTAGACGCCAAAAAACTAGAGGAGCTAGCCAAGCAGATAAGTTGCGTACCGGTTAATATAGCTAAGGCTCACAAAATAGAGCAAAAGTATAACTTTAGTGAGGAAGAAATTTTAGAAATGCTAAGGCGTCGTCCGCAAACTATTGCAAATATTGAAGAAAATTTCTCAGAGCACTCAAAGCAAATTTTAAACAAGCTCTTGCAACAAGATATGGTTTATCTAGCCGATGTTGCTGGAGTAAAATTTTATAAATTAAGAGCATAA